The DNA segment AAACCTACCGAGCACCCGCAGTACTTCACGCACAGCGCCACCGCCGTCGTGGGACTGCTCGACGCGCTGGGCATCGAGAAGGCCCACCTCGTCGGCAACTCGCTCGGCGGGGGAGCCGCGGTGCGCCTCGCGCTGGATCATCCGCGCCGCGCGGGACGGCTGGTGCTCATGGGTCCCGGCGGGGTCAGTGTGAACGTGTTCTCGCCCGATCCCACGGAGGGCATCAAGAACCTGGCGAGGTTCGCGGCTCCACCGGGGCCAAGCAAGGACAAGCTCGCCGCGTTCCTGAGGGTCATGGTGCACGACCAGTCGCTGATCACCGACGAACTGATCGAGGAACGGTTCGCGGCGGCGAGCACGCCCGAGTCGCTCGCCGCGATGGCGGCGATGGGTGCCTCCTTCGCCCGTCCTGACAGCTACGAGCAGGGCATGTTGTGGCGCGAGGTGCACCGGCTGCGGCAACGAGTCCTGCTGATCTGGGGCAGGGAGGACAGGGTCAATCCGCTCGACGGGGCACTGCTGGCACTCAAGAACATCCCCCGCGCCCAGTTGCACGTTTTCGGCAATTGCGGGCACTGGGCGCAGGTGGAACGGTTCGAGGAGTTCAACCGGCTTGCCATCGACTTCCTGAAGGGTGAGTGACGATGGGTATCCGTTCGCTCGGTTATCTGCGCATCGAGGCGACCGACATGGCGGCGTGGCGCGAGTACGGCCTCAAGGTGCTCGGCATGGTGGAGGGGCAGGGCCGCGACCCGGACTCGCTTTACCTGCGAATGGACGACTTCCCGGCGCGGCTGGTGATCGTTCCCGGCGAGGCCGACCGGCTCGCGCAGGCTGGCTGGGAGGCGGCCAACGCGGCGGAACTCGACGACGTACGCGCGCGCCTGACCTCGCACGGCGTCCCGTTCAAGGAGGGAACGAGCGAGCAGTGCGCCGATCGCGGGGTGCAGGAACTGATCGCGTTCGACGATCCCTCTGGCAACACCCTTGAGGTCTTCCACGGCGTCGCGCTGCAGCACCGCAGGGTGGTCAGTCCCTACGGGCACACGTTCGTGACCGGGGAACAGGGCCTCGGTCACGTCGTACTGTCCACTCACGACGATGAAGCGGCACTGCGGTTCTACAGGGACGTGCTGGGATTCCGGTTGCGGGATTCGATGCGGCTGCCCCCGCAGCTCGTCGGGCGGCCCGCCGACGGCGACCCGGCGTGGCTGCGGTTCTTCGGCTGCAACCCGCGTCATCACAGCCTCGCGTTCCTGCCCATGCCGACACCGAGCGGCATCGTGCACCTCATGATCGAGGTGGCAAGCACCGACGACGTCGGCCTGTGCCTCGACAGGGCGAAACGACGTGAGATTCCGATGTCGGCGACCCTGGGCAGGCACGTCAACGACCTGATGCTGTCGTTCTACATGAAGACCCCCGGCGGGTTCGACGTGGAGTTCGGCTGCGAGGGAAGGCAGGTCGACGACGAACGGTGGATCGCGAGGGAGAGCACGGCGGTGAGCCTGTGGGGACACGACTTCTCCGTCGGGGCCTCAGGAAACTCATGATCCGCGAGGGAGCCGCAGAGTCCACTGTGGAGTCCCTGGATCCCGGTGGTGAGGTGGTCGATCCGGCCGGATTCCGTTCGGTACTCGGTCATTTCTGTACGGGAGTGACTATCGTGACCGCGGCCGACGACGAAGGGCGGCCCGCGGGCTTCGCCTGCCAGTCGTTCGCTGCGTTGTCGCTCGACCCGCCGCTCGTGTTGTTCTGCCCCGCCAAGGGTTCGCGTACCTGGCCGCTGATCGAACGGATCGGCCGGTTCGCGGTGAACGTGCTCGCCGACGATCAGCGGGAGCTGAGCGCGCGGTTCGGCAGGTCGGCTCCCGACAAGTTCGACGCGGTGCCGTGGCGGCCCGCGCCGAGCGGCGCACCGCTGCTCGGCGGGGCACTGACGTGGGTCGACTGCCGGCTCGACGCGGTACACGAGGCGGGCGACCACTACGTGGTGGTCGGCAGGGTCACGGCGCTCGGCGCGGTGTCGCGGGGACGGCCGTTGTTGTTCTACCGCGGCACCTACACGGTGACCGAACAGGAGTCGCCGCCGGGCGTGCCCGCCTGGCCTCGGCCGGACGACTGGTTCTGACCCGGCCGTTAGGATCGCGCCATGAGTACGCGTGTGGCGGTGGTGACCGGGGCCGGGTCGGGAATCGGAAGGCAGATCGCGCTGAGCCTGCTCGGCGCGGGGTACAGCGTGGCGCTGGCCGGCAGGCGCGAACGGCCGCTGCGGGACACCGTGGCCGCGGCGGGCGGCACCGGCGACTCCACCGAGGTGGTCCCGGCCGACGTCACCGACGACGAGGCGGTCGCGCGCTTGTTCGACCGGGTCGCCGAGCGCTGGGGCAGGGTCGACGTGCTCGTGAACAACGCGGGCACCTTCGGTGCGCCCGGCTCGGTCGACACCCTGTCCGCCGCGGACTGGAGGGCGACCGTCGAGGTCAACCTCACCGGCATGTTTCTGTGCGCGCACCACGCCGTGCGACTCATGAAGGCACAGGACCCGCAAGGCGGGCGCATCATCAACAACGGTTCGATCTCCGCGCACGTGCCCCGGCCGGACAGCGTCGCCTACACGGCGACCAAACATGCCGTCACCGGTCTCACCAAGTCGATTTCCCTCGACGGGCGGGCTTTCGGCATCGCGTGCGGGCAGATCGACATCGGCAACGCGGCGACGGACATGACGGCGGGGATCGCGACCGGCGCGCGGCAGGCCGACGGCAGCGTCCGGCCGGAGCCGACGTTCGACGTCTCGCACGTCGGCGACGCGGTGCTCGCGATGGCGAACCTTCCGTTGTCGGCCAACGTCGGCTTCATGACCATCGCGGCCACCGCGATGCCGTTCATCGGGCGAGGCTGAGCCCGGCCTCAGAGCCGTTGCAGGATGGTCGCCGTGGACAGCGCTCCTCCCGCGCACATGGTGACCAATGCCGTCGCGGCGTCCCTGCGTTCGAGTTCGTGCAGCGCGGTGGTGAGCAAGCGGGTTCCCGTGTTGCCGACGGGATGGCCCAGCGCGATGGCCCCGCCGTTGACGTTGACGCGCGCGGGATCGGCCTGATGCATGTGCTGCCAGGACAGCACGACCGAGGCGAACGCCTCGTTGACCTCGAAGAGATCGATGTCGGTGGTGCCGAGCCCGGTCCTGGACAGTACGCGCGTGGTCGCCTGCACGGGCCCGTCGAGGTGGTAGTAGGGCTCAGCGCCGACGAGCGCCTGAGCCAGCACCCTCGCTCGTGGCCGCAGCCCGAGCTTCTCCGCCACCCGCGAATCCATCACCAGCACGGCCGAGGCGCCGTCCGAGATCTGTGATGACGTGCCCGCGGTGTGCACACCGCCGTCGAGGACAGGGGAGAGCTTCGCGAGTCCTTCCGCCGTCGTTTCCCGCAGCCCCTGATCCCTGCTGATCAGTCTCGTCTCGCCGCTCGGCGCGCCGGTTTCGTCGAGTACGGGCGCCTTGACCGGCACGATTTCCCTGGCGAAGCGGCCCTCTTCCCATGCGATGGCGGCTTTGTGCTGGGAGGCGAGGCCGAAGGCGTCGATGTCGGCCCTGTCGAATCCCCTGCGCACCGCGATGCGTTCGGCCGCCGTGTACTGGTCGGGCAGGTCGATGGTCCAGGACTGCGGTCGCCGGGATCCCGCGTTCTCGCCGGTGTTGGCGCCGAGCGGCACCCTGCTCATGGCTTCGACCCCGCAAGCGATGCCGACGTCGATCGCGCCGGCCGAGATCAGCCCGCAGACGAGGTGCAATGCCTGCTGGGCGGAACCGCACTGGGCGTCGATGGTGGTGGCACCGGTCTGCTGGGGCAGCCCGGCGTGCAGCCACGCGGTGCGCGTGACGTTGCCCGCCTGCTCGCCCGCCTGCGTCACGTTGCCGCCGATGACCTGCTCGACAAGTGCGGGATCGATACCCGCGCGTTCCAGCAGCGCGGACTGTGCCACGCCCAGCAGTTCGGCGGCGTGGACACCGGCCAGCCAGCCTCGGCGTTTGCCGATGGGAGTGCGTACCGCCTCGACGATGACCGGGTCACCCACGCGTTCGTCCTTTCCCCGTTGAACCGGCCTGGCGGGCCGGTGGAAGCTCTCGCAAAAATAGAACACGTTCTCGAATTTGGCAATGAACGGCCTCGTCAACCGCTATCCGGCTACCGATGGTCAGCGATCTTTCTACCTGGAGTTTCAAGATCCTCATTGATAAAGTTAACGGGGTTCACTACAGTCCTTCCTTAAGTTAACACCGTATGCTTCAATCCTGTTCTAGAACGTGTTCCAACGACGTATGTCGGAGGTACGGCGCATGAGCTCGTCGCTACTGCCCACCGGATTCGACTTCACCGATCCCGACCTGTACGCGACCCGGCTGCCGCTGGAGGAGTTCGCGCTGCTCCGGCGGACGGCGCCGGTGTGGTGGAACCCGCAGTCGCACAACAAGGCCGGGTTCGGCGACGACGGGTTCTGGGTGGTGACCCGCCTCGAAGACGTCAAGGCGGTGTCGAGAGACAGTGAACTGTTCTCCTCACAGGAGAAGACCGCCATCATCCGGTTCGACGAGACGATGACCAAGGAAGGCATCGAGGCCAACCGGCTGGTCCTGCTCAACATGGATGCCCCGCAGCACACGAAACTGCGCCGGATCGTGTCGAAGGGGTTCACGCCGAGGGCCATCGGCAAACTGGAGGACACGCTGCGGGAGCGGGCCAGGCACATCGCGAGGGCCGCGAAGGAGAAAGGCTCAGGCGACTTCGTCGCCGACATCGCCTGCGAACTTCCCTTGCAGGCCATCGCGGAGCTCATCGGGGTCCCGCAGGACGACCGGCTCAAGATCTTCGACTGGTCCAACCAGATGATCGGCTACGACGACCCCGAATACGACGTCGACCCGCTCACCGCCTCGGCCGAACTCGTCGGCTACGCGTGGAACATGGCCGAGGAACGGCGCGGTTGTCCCATGGACGACATCGTCACCAAACTCATTCAGGCCGATGTGGACGGTGAGGCGCTCTCGTCGGACGAGTTCGGGTTCTTCGTGATCCTGCTCGCCGTCGCGGGCAACGAGACTACGCGCAACGCGATCACCCACGGAATGAAGGCATTCCTCGATCACCCCGACCAGTGGGAGCTCTACAAACGCGAGCGCCCCAAGACCGCGCCTGACGAGATCGTGCGCTGGGCGACCCCCGTGGTTTCCTTCCAGCGCACGGCGACGGCCGACACCGAACTCGGCGGCCAGCACATCCGCAAGGGCGACCGGGTGGGCATGTTCTACAGTTCGGCCAACTTCGACCCCGAGGTGTTCGAGGAGCCGGAGAAGTTCGACATTTTGCGGAAGGACAACCCGCATGTCGGGTTCGGCGGCACCGGATCGCACTACTGCATCGGCGCCAACCTCGCGAGGCTGGAGATCGACCTCATCTTCAACGCCATCGCCGACGAGATGCCGGACATCAGGGAACTCGCGCCGCCCGACCGGCTGCGTTCCGGCTGGCTCAACGGAATCAAGCACTACCAGGTCGCCTACGAATGAGTCGGCCGAGCCGCCCGCCGCTTCCGTGGTGGGCGGCTCGACGGGGTTTCTCTCGCGTGACGGTCAGGATGGCTCCGGCCCGCGGTCATGTGGTGCGAGGTGGGTCGACGAGTTCGATGCCGATCGCGACGACGCCGAGGGCTTCGCGCTCGGGGGATAGATCTGCCGGATGTTCGCGAGCTGGTCGTCGCGGGTGGCATGCGGGTTGACCGAGGACACCTTCTCGTGGTCGAACATCTCGTCGAAGTTTCGCGTAGCGGGCGATGCGAGTGACGCGGGTGAGGACTTCGTCGCCCTGACAGCGGAACCGGATCAGTGAGCCTTCCTTGATCTTTTTGCGGCGGAAGTCGTTGACCCGGATCTCGGTCGTCTTGCGGCCGGTGCAATGAGGTCGAAACAACGCTCGTAAATACCCATCTCGTGGGCGCGAACGACTGCTTCGGTGGGGCGGGCGGTCATGAGTCGGCCTAGTTCCTGTGGTCAGACGACGGCGTGGACCCGCTGGGCAAGTTTGGGTAGCCCCGGCATCGCGGCGTGCTTGGACGATTCCATGAGGTCGGTAACCAGTCGCCGGACGGCGTTGCGGGTGCGTACCTCGCCAGGCGCGGTGCGCTCGGCCGCGAGCAGGGTTCGGTATGCCTGGTCGGGTTTATCCCACTGCGCCCACGCCTGCGCGGCGTCCACGAGCAGCCGCGCACGACGTTCGGTGGTGGGGATCGCGGCCAAGGGCAGACTGCGCGCGTGTGCGAGCGCGGTACCAGCGTCACCGAGTACGTAGGCTGCGGAAACCTTGTGACTGACCAGATTCGCGACCAGGGTACGGTGCCGGTCGTGGTCGTCGGCCAACCTGTTCGCGGTGACCTCGGCTTTGGCGAGTAAGTCACTCGCTCGCTCGCGGTTGCCGGCGCGGGCGGCGGCGTAGGCGGCCGACAGGTGCAGCGTGCCGTACATCGCCAAGTGTTCGGGTACTGGGCGTGGCCCTGCAACGTCCAAATAGGACGCCGCGGCCAAGGTCAGGTTCTGTGCGCGGTCGTGATGGCCGGCGCGGCGGGCAACCGATGCGACCAGTCGCTGCGCCTCGACCAGCGTAAGGGAGTCCTCGGCGGTTCGAGCGGCGCGCAGGGCACGGTCAGCCGATAGCCATTCCAGGCCGGAGGTCTCCAGTTTGATCAGCGCTCGGGTAGCGAGGTTGTAAGACTCGGCGAGTACCCGCTGCGTATGCGGCTCGGGCCGCTGGGCGGAGCTGGCCTCGGCGGCGGTGATCAACGCGGGTAGCCGCGACGCGAGCGGGAGGTAGCGGCAGGCGGTGAACTCCTGCTGGGCCACGGCCAGGGCCTCACTCAGAACACCCACTCCCGTGGTCGGCTCGTCGGACTGCGCGGAACCGAGCAACACGTCACCAAGCCGACTGGCAAGCACCGCGGCGGGGTCGACCTCGGTGGCGTGAGCCGCCATCGGCCAGGCGAACGTGCTGCCGGTAAGGGCGGCGAGCTGGAGGAACGCGCGTCGGCGCACCGGGTCGTCCTCCTCCGTAGGTGGGGTCGTGACCCGGCCCACTCTATTCCTCGCCGTGGTGGCTGTCCGGGAAGGTCGTTCGGTCGTGTCGCCGAGCCCGAATGCCGCTGGTGGTAAGGCGAGCACCTTGGCCAGGGTGCGCAGGAGTTCCACGTCCCGCAGCGGCATTCGGCCGGTTTCCCAGCGGGACACCTGGCTCGCTGAATAGCCGCAGCGGCGGCCCAGTTCGGCCTGACTCCAGTTCAGGGCGGTGCGGGCGACTCGGACAACCGTGCCGGGACCGGGGTGCTGGTGTGGCGAAGCCATGACTACTTCGCCGTGCGCGTCAGGTGACATGACGGTGCCTCCTCGTGAAGCGACCAGCGGTCCCACCGTAGCGGTTGCCGCCGTGCCCGCCAGAGAGTTTGCAGGATCTGCACACCGCGTGCCTGGCCGGTAAGACCCACTGCCGACGAGGAACGATCACCGGTTGCGTGGCAGGAGTCCAGCGGTTCGACCGATACGAAGGGCTTCTGCCGATGTATGCCTCGACTTTCCAAACCAGCCCCGCCACTGACGCCTACCTCCGTTCCGGGCGGATCATCGCACCTCGCGAGACTGGCCAGGACATGGTGACTCGGATCGTCACCGCCCTGGCCGACGCGGATGCCCAATTCGACCCAATCGGTGCGGAATGGTTCGCGAAGCGGCTCGGGCGGGCGATGGATACCGCCCGAATCGTGTTCTCCACCCCGATCATGACCAATGCAGGCCGTTATCCGGATCGGCCATTGGCCGCGTGCGCGGTTCCGCCGGTGGACCTGCGCGGCGACCTAGCCGCGGTGAAGACCGTGGTGGACGAATACCACCAGGCGGGGATGGGCACCGGGTTCAACCTCAACGACCTGACCAACCCGGTGGAAATGCTGCGCTACCTCAACGACATCGCCGTGGAGGGAGCCCACTCCGGGGGCGAGGACCGACCGGTCGGCAACATGGCGATCCTGTCCCTCTCGCACCCGGCGGTTGAGGAGTTCATCGGCTGCAAGGTCGGTGCCGACGCTCGCGGGGAGGAGTGGAAGTTCAACATCTCCCTGCTCGTCACCGACGAGCAGATGCGCGCCGCCATCGCCCGCCGCGGGCGGGAACGCAAGCTGCTGGCCATGGTGGCCGAGGCCGCGTACGCCTGTGCCGACCCCGGTCTGCTGTTCGCCGACCGGATGAACGAGGCCAACCCTACTCCCGCCGTTGGCGACTACGTCTCGACCGCGCCGTGCGCCGAGGTCGGGCTGGTGGCCGGGGAGACCTGTCAGTTCGGCTACGTCAACCTGGGACGCTTCCACACCGGTACCGGCGACGTCCCGGTGGACCTGGACGCACTGGCCGACACCGTGCATACCCTGGTACGGGCGCTGGACGACGCGATCGAGGCTAGCCTCGATCACTACCCCAACCCGCTGTCCACGCGGGTGATGGGCGTCAAACGCAAGATCGGCGTCGGGATATGCGGCCTGGCTGACCTGCTGCTTTCCGCTGGTCTGCCCTACGACAGCGCCGACGGGCGGCAACTCGTCATGGAAGTACTGGCGTTCGTCAACTACACCTCCAAGCTCGCCTCGATGCGGCTCGCCCGCACCCGTGGCGCGGCCCCTGCAATCCACAGTGGACTGTCCCGGTATGCCGACCCGGACTTTCTCAAGCGGTTCGCCACGCTCGACGTCCGTACCGTGACCAGCCGCGAGTGGGACATGCTCGCGCAGGAGATCGCCTCGACGGGGATGCTACGCAACTCCTCGACGATCGCCGTGCCACCGACCGGGCGCAGCGCCCCGGTCGTGGGTGCTTCGACGGGGATTGAACCGTTGTTCCGGCTCACCGACCCGCACCTTGCCGGCCAGCTGCACCCGGCAGTCCTCGCCACTCTGGAAGCGGCGAACTGTAACGACCTACTCGACTACGTCATGACCCACGGGCGGCTGCCGGACGACGCCGGTGTCACACCGTATCTGGCCGCGGTGCTGGCTACTGCCACCCAGATCGCCCCAAGTGGACACTTGGCGATGGCCGCCGCAGTGCAGGCGTGTGTGGACGAGGCGGTGTCCAAGACGGTGAATCTGCC comes from the Prauserella marina genome and includes:
- a CDS encoding helix-turn-helix domain-containing protein is translated as MSPDAHGEVVMASPHQHPGPGTVVRVARTALNWSQAELGRRCGYSASQVSRWETGRMPLRDVELLRTLAKVLALPPAAFGLGDTTERPSRTATTARNRVGRVTTPPTEEDDPVRRRAFLQLAALTGSTFAWPMAAHATEVDPAAVLASRLGDVLLGSAQSDEPTTGVGVLSEALAVAQQEFTACRYLPLASRLPALITAAEASSAQRPEPHTQRVLAESYNLATRALIKLETSGLEWLSADRALRAARTAEDSLTLVEAQRLVASVARRAGHHDRAQNLTLAAASYLDVAGPRPVPEHLAMYGTLHLSAAYAAARAGNRERASDLLAKAEVTANRLADDHDRHRTLVANLVSHKVSAAYVLGDAGTALAHARSLPLAAIPTTERRARLLVDAAQAWAQWDKPDQAYRTLLAAERTAPGEVRTRNAVRRLVTDLMESSKHAAMPGLPKLAQRVHAVV
- a CDS encoding steroid 3-ketoacyl-CoA thiolase, which produces MGDPVIVEAVRTPIGKRRGWLAGVHAAELLGVAQSALLERAGIDPALVEQVIGGNVTQAGEQAGNVTRTAWLHAGLPQQTGATTIDAQCGSAQQALHLVCGLISAGAIDVGIACGVEAMSRVPLGANTGENAGSRRPQSWTIDLPDQYTAAERIAVRRGFDRADIDAFGLASQHKAAIAWEEGRFAREIVPVKAPVLDETGAPSGETRLISRDQGLRETTAEGLAKLSPVLDGGVHTAGTSSQISDGASAVLVMDSRVAEKLGLRPRARVLAQALVGAEPYYHLDGPVQATTRVLSRTGLGTTDIDLFEVNEAFASVVLSWQHMHQADPARVNVNGGAIALGHPVGNTGTRLLTTALHELERRDAATALVTMCAGGALSTATILQRL
- the hsaD gene encoding 4,5:9,10-diseco-3-hydroxy-5,9,17-trioxoandrosta-1(10),2-diene-4-oate hydrolase, with amino-acid sequence MDFRTEGAYAEVGGGLRLHYHEAGTEHDETVVLLHGGGPGASAASNFARNIPVFAKSFRTIALDQPGFGRSGKPTEHPQYFTHSATAVVGLLDALGIEKAHLVGNSLGGGAAVRLALDHPRRAGRLVLMGPGGVSVNVFSPDPTEGIKNLARFAAPPGPSKDKLAAFLRVMVHDQSLITDELIEERFAAASTPESLAAMAAMGASFARPDSYEQGMLWREVHRLRQRVLLIWGREDRVNPLDGALLALKNIPRAQLHVFGNCGHWAQVERFEEFNRLAIDFLKGE
- a CDS encoding cytochrome P450; protein product: MSSSLLPTGFDFTDPDLYATRLPLEEFALLRRTAPVWWNPQSHNKAGFGDDGFWVVTRLEDVKAVSRDSELFSSQEKTAIIRFDETMTKEGIEANRLVLLNMDAPQHTKLRRIVSKGFTPRAIGKLEDTLRERARHIARAAKEKGSGDFVADIACELPLQAIAELIGVPQDDRLKIFDWSNQMIGYDDPEYDVDPLTASAELVGYAWNMAEERRGCPMDDIVTKLIQADVDGEALSSDEFGFFVILLAVAGNETTRNAITHGMKAFLDHPDQWELYKRERPKTAPDEIVRWATPVVSFQRTATADTELGGQHIRKGDRVGMFYSSANFDPEVFEEPEKFDILRKDNPHVGFGGTGSHYCIGANLARLEIDLIFNAIADEMPDIRELAPPDRLRSGWLNGIKHYQVAYE
- a CDS encoding SDR family oxidoreductase, which encodes MSTRVAVVTGAGSGIGRQIALSLLGAGYSVALAGRRERPLRDTVAAAGGTGDSTEVVPADVTDDEAVARLFDRVAERWGRVDVLVNNAGTFGAPGSVDTLSAADWRATVEVNLTGMFLCAHHAVRLMKAQDPQGGRIINNGSISAHVPRPDSVAYTATKHAVTGLTKSISLDGRAFGIACGQIDIGNAATDMTAGIATGARQADGSVRPEPTFDVSHVGDAVLAMANLPLSANVGFMTIAATAMPFIGRG
- the hsaB gene encoding 3-hydroxy-9,10-secoandrosta-1,3,5(10)-triene-9,17-dione monooxygenase reductase subunit, with translation MIREGAAESTVESLDPGGEVVDPAGFRSVLGHFCTGVTIVTAADDEGRPAGFACQSFAALSLDPPLVLFCPAKGSRTWPLIERIGRFAVNVLADDQRELSARFGRSAPDKFDAVPWRPAPSGAPLLGGALTWVDCRLDAVHEAGDHYVVVGRVTALGAVSRGRPLLFYRGTYTVTEQESPPGVPAWPRPDDWF
- the hsaC gene encoding iron-dependent extradiol dioxygenase HsaC, whose amino-acid sequence is MGIRSLGYLRIEATDMAAWREYGLKVLGMVEGQGRDPDSLYLRMDDFPARLVIVPGEADRLAQAGWEAANAAELDDVRARLTSHGVPFKEGTSEQCADRGVQELIAFDDPSGNTLEVFHGVALQHRRVVSPYGHTFVTGEQGLGHVVLSTHDDEAALRFYRDVLGFRLRDSMRLPPQLVGRPADGDPAWLRFFGCNPRHHSLAFLPMPTPSGIVHLMIEVASTDDVGLCLDRAKRREIPMSATLGRHVNDLMLSFYMKTPGGFDVEFGCEGRQVDDERWIARESTAVSLWGHDFSVGASGNS